In Komagataeibacter sucrofermentans DSM 15973, the genomic window CATGCCAGCCAGCCCCGCCAGTCCGCCAGAAAGCAGCATGACCGAGATGATGCGCAGCCGCACCGGAATGCCCGCATAGCGCGCGGCCTCAGGGTTGGCCCCGCCCATGCGGATTTCGTATCCCCACCGCGTGCGCGACAGTACGAGCGCCAGCCCGACCACGATCATGATGGCGACCGGAAAGCCCCAGTGCACGATGCCCCACATCTCGGGAATGGACACCGAAAGCCGCTGGGTCGAGACCTGCGCCCCGCTGATCCGGTCGCGCCACGGCCCCGTGGTCAGGTAATAGGTAAGGAGCGATGCGATGAAGTTGAGCAGAAGCGTGGTGATGATCTCGTTCACCCCGGCAAAGGCGCGGGCCAGCGTGGGCACCGCAATCCAGGCCATGCCACCCAGTATGCCCGCAATGGTCATGAGCGGCAGCATGACCAGCGCCGGGCCATGCAGGCCAAGGGCCACGCCCGTCGCGGCAATGGCGCCCGCATAGAACTGGCCCTCCGCCCCGATATTCCACAGCCCGATGGTGCCGCACACCGTAACGGCCGCCCCCGTGAGCAGCAGCGGGCACATGAACAGCGCCAGATCCTCCAGCCCGAAGCGCGAGCCAAGGGTGGAGCGCAGGATCAGTTCCGCCAGCATGAGGGGGCTGTGGCCCGAAAGGGCCAGCACGCCCGCGATGATAAACAGCGAGAGCACGATGGCCACCAGCCGCAGGGCAAGGATGCGGCCCGCGGGTGCCGTGGGCAGGCGCTGAAAGGCGCGTGTCGCCATTACTGCGGCCCTCCCGGCTGGAGATCGGCTGGCTCGCGCCCGCCCATCAGCATGCCGATGGTGGCGATATCCGCATCTTCCGCATCAATCACATCCATCATGCGCCCGTGGAACATCACCCCGATGCGGTCTGACACGTTCAGCAGGTCTTCCAGATCTTCCGAAATAAACACGACGGCCACCCCCTGGTCGCGCAGGTCGGTCAGGTAGCCCAGCATGGTGGCAATGGCCCCGATATCGAGCCCGCGCGCGGGGTAGGCCGCCACCAGCACCCGGCTGGCGATGCGGATCTCGCGCCTTGCCACCAGCCGCTGCTGGTTGCCGCCCGAAAGGTTGCGTATGGGCATGGCAAAATCGGGAATGGTCACGTCGGCCAGCTCCGCAATATCGCGCGCCAGCACGCCTGCGGCCCCTGCATCATACAGGCCGTGGCGGCCGATCGGTGGTTCGGCATACTCACGCAGCGCCATGTTGGTGGTGATGGACAGCGAGGGCGCAAGCGCGCTGCGCAGCCGGTCCTCGGGGATATGGCCCACGCCCGCATGGGCAAACAGGGCGGGGTCGGCACGCTCCACCAGGCTGCCATCCAGCAGGATCTCGCCCGATGTGCGGGCCATCAGGCCGGTCAGCACATGGGTCAGTTCGCGCTGGCCGTTGCCTGCAACGCCTGCAATGCCCAGAATCTCGCCACCATGCAGGTCGAGGCTGACATCGCGCAGCGTTTCCACGCCACGCCCGTCACGCACGCTTACGTGGCGGATCTGCATGATGGGCTGCGGGGCAATCGGGGCGGCCCCTTCGGGGCGCGTGCGCATGTTGCGCCGCACGATGTCGCGCCCCACCATGGTGGCCGCCAGCATGGTGGGATTGCAGTCCGCCGTCCTGAACGTGCCCACCTTGCGGCCGCCGCGCAGGATGCTGACCCGATCGGAAATTTCCATCACCTCATCAAGCTTGTGGCTGATGATGATGACCGCGTTGCCCTGCGCGCGGAAGGCCCGCAGCGCGCGGAAAAGCTCGCCGGTTTCCTCCGGCGTGAGCACGGCGGTGGGTTCATCCATGATCAGCAGCCGCGCCCGACGCGCCAGCACGCGCAGGATTTCCACGCGCTGCTGTTCGCCAGCCGAAAGATCGCACACCCGTGCCGCCGGATCGACGGGAAAGCCGAAGCGCTCCGAAATCTCGCGCGTGCGGGCCTCCATCACGGCAGGCGAGGCGAGGCGGGGGGCCTCGTCCCAGCCCAGATGGATGTTCTCGGCTACGCTGAAGGCCTGCACCAGCTTGAAGTGCTGGTGCACCATGCCGATGCCCGCGCGGATGGCATCCTGCGGGGAGGCAAAGGTCTGGCCATACCCATCGAGGATGATCTCGCCTTCCTCGGGCTGGTAGATGCCGGTCACCACGTTCATGAGCGTGGATTTGCCAGCTCCATTTTCGCCCAGCAGGGCATGGATCTCGCCCGGCCACACATCAAGGTCCACGTCCTTGTTGGCGATCACGCCGGGGAAAAACTTGCCAATGCCGCGCAACTGCAGCACCGGCGGCGTGCCCGGCGCCATGCCGGAGGGGGAGGCAGGGTTATTCAAGGCCCGATACTCCCGCCACCGCCCAGTCGGAGTGATAGATCTCGAGGTCGCTCAGCGCCGTGCCCGCAGGCACGCGCAGGCGGCCATGGTTATCGTATATGGGGCCGACAAAGGGGTTATGGCCCGCCAGCATGCGTGTGCGCATGTCATCGGCGCGGGCGACCGCCTCGGGCGGCACGGTCGGGCCCCATGCATCGCGGTCCACGCCGTGGCCCAGGGTCAGGAAATGCCCTTCCGGCTGCCAGGTGCCCGCCAGCAGGTTGCGCACCTGGCTTATGTAATACTCATTGAAGTCCAGGCACACGGAGCTGACATAGGCCTGCGGCCCGTAATCGAGCATGCCGGTGTTCCACATCGCTGCCTTCAGCCCGCGCTGCACGGCCACGCGTAGATAGGCCGGCTCATCCATGATGCCGCACAGGAAGTCACACCCGTTATCGGCCAGCGCGGTGGCTGCCTGCGTTGCCGCCTGCGGGTCGAACCAGGCATTGATGGTGATGCTCTGGAGCGTGATGGCCGGATTGACCGACTGCGCGCCCAGCAGCGTGGCATTGGCCGAGGCATAGACCGAGGGGATGGGAAACGCGCCCAGAAAGCCGATCTTGTTCGTTTTGGTCATGAGGGCTGCGGCAATGCCGATGACGTAGCTGGCATACCAGTGCGCCACGTAATACCAGCCCAGGTTGCCGGTCATGTTGGTGCCATCGCATTCCATAAACGCGACATCGGGCGCGCGGTCCGACACATCCTTGATGAAGTCGCCATATTCCGACGTGGCCATGACCATCTGCGCGCCCTCGGCCACGAACTGGCGGAACAGGCGCGTGGCATCAGCGGAGTAGGGCACGCTTTCCACATAGATGGTGCGCAGCTTGGGGAACGCGCGGCGCACGGCCTGCACGCCCCGGTCATGCACCATCGACCAGCCGCCATCGGTAATGGGGCCGGTATGGCCAAACGCCACGATGGCGTCGGATTCAGCCAGCGGCCTGCGCCATGCGGGCTGGGCCTGCGCCCGCGCGTGGCGGGGCAGCAGCAGGCTGGAGCCTGCGCCACCCGCAAGGCCCAGCATCTCGCGGCGCGTTGTCAGCAGCCGCCCCCGCGACCCTGAAACTGTCATAAGATGTCATCCCCCTGAAAATCCATGCCGCACCCCGTTGCGGCGGTCTGGCGTGCTGGTCGGTCTGGTGCTCCCGCGCGTGTCAGCCTGTACTCGGTTCCGGTATAAATGTTACGCGACAGGGCCATGCAAGGCCACAGTTATGTTGTGCATCAGGGTGTTGCCTTTTTTCAAAAAGGCGGTGGCTGATGCACCCGTTTCAGATCCGGGGCTGTGGGCGTTGCAGGCCGTATAATTCCACAACCGGTTTACGATCATCAAAATTCCCCCATGTCCGCACCACGATGAGGCCGTGCCTGAGCAGGAGCGCGAGCGTGACCCGGGCATCGATCGTCAGCGCCGTGCCCCACTTTCGGGCAGGGCAGCATAAAATGCCTGCACCCATGCCGTGGCGCGCCGGGTCACGACCGGCCAGGCACTCCCCGCGGGGCGACGGAAAGTTTCTTCGTGCTCCGGCTGGCAGGCAGGCCACACATGTTCGGGCTGCGGCATGCAGCTTTCAGCTTTCGGCCTGCGGGGCAGGCGGCATGCCCGCAAGGACGCGCCAGCTTGCCTCATCCATGGTATCAATGCCCAACTCGGTGGCCTTGCGGGCCTTGGAGCCAGCTTTTTCGCCCAGCACCACAAGATCGGTTTTTTTCGAGACGCTGTCCGACACACGTGCCCCCAGCCTCTCGGCCACGGCGCGGGCCTCGGGGCGGGTCATGGTGGTGAGCGTGCCGGTAAACACGATGGTCTTGCCCGACAGGCTGCCTTCCTCCGGCGCTTCCTCATCAAGCACGCGGGTCAGTTCGCCGGTCAGGTCATCCAGCGTGGCGCGGTTATGGGCCTCGGCAAAGAAGGCGACCAGTTCATCGGCAATGGTCGTGCCGATGCCCGTGATCGAGCCAAGTTCCAGCCGCTCGTCCGACCCCACGATGGCGGCCTTTTCCATCTGCGTGCGCCAGTTGGCCAGTGAGCCATAATGCCGCGCCAGCAGCTTTGCATTGCTGGTGCCAATGCGGCGGATGCCCAGCGCATAGATCAGGCGCGAGAGTTCAATGGTGCGTCGGGCTTCGATCGCATTGACCAGATTGCGCGCCGAGATCTTGCCCCAGCCATCACGGGCGGCGATTTCTGCCTCATGCGCGCCAAGGCGGAAGATATCCGCAGGCGTGCGCAGCCAG contains:
- a CDS encoding ABC transporter permease; translated protein: MATRAFQRLPTAPAGRILALRLVAIVLSLFIIAGVLALSGHSPLMLAELILRSTLGSRFGLEDLALFMCPLLLTGAAVTVCGTIGLWNIGAEGQFYAGAIAATGVALGLHGPALVMLPLMTIAGILGGMAWIAVPTLARAFAGVNEIITTLLLNFIASLLTYYLTTGPWRDRISGAQVSTQRLSVSIPEMWGIVHWGFPVAIMIVVGLALVLSRTRWGYEIRMGGANPEAARYAGIPVRLRIISVMLLSGGLAGLAGMFEVAGTVHRLQGGMANNFGYLGIVVAVLARGSCLNVIPAALLMALILDSGIVMQTQQLSASVILAITGLILFMIAIGDELAHYRPVATTPAKGKAS
- a CDS encoding ABC transporter ATP-binding protein, with amino-acid sequence MAPGTPPVLQLRGIGKFFPGVIANKDVDLDVWPGEIHALLGENGAGKSTLMNVVTGIYQPEEGEIILDGYGQTFASPQDAIRAGIGMVHQHFKLVQAFSVAENIHLGWDEAPRLASPAVMEARTREISERFGFPVDPAARVCDLSAGEQQRVEILRVLARRARLLIMDEPTAVLTPEETGELFRALRAFRAQGNAVIIISHKLDEVMEISDRVSILRGGRKVGTFRTADCNPTMLAATMVGRDIVRRNMRTRPEGAAPIAPQPIMQIRHVSVRDGRGVETLRDVSLDLHGGEILGIAGVAGNGQRELTHVLTGLMARTSGEILLDGSLVERADPALFAHAGVGHIPEDRLRSALAPSLSITTNMALREYAEPPIGRHGLYDAGAAGVLARDIAELADVTIPDFAMPIRNLSGGNQQRLVARREIRIASRVLVAAYPARGLDIGAIATMLGYLTDLRDQGVAVVFISEDLEDLLNVSDRIGVMFHGRMMDVIDAEDADIATIGMLMGGREPADLQPGGPQ
- a CDS encoding BMP family ABC transporter substrate-binding protein, producing MTVSGSRGRLLTTRREMLGLAGGAGSSLLLPRHARAQAQPAWRRPLAESDAIVAFGHTGPITDGGWSMVHDRGVQAVRRAFPKLRTIYVESVPYSADATRLFRQFVAEGAQMVMATSEYGDFIKDVSDRAPDVAFMECDGTNMTGNLGWYYVAHWYASYVIGIAAALMTKTNKIGFLGAFPIPSVYASANATLLGAQSVNPAITLQSITINAWFDPQAATQAATALADNGCDFLCGIMDEPAYLRVAVQRGLKAAMWNTGMLDYGPQAYVSSVCLDFNEYYISQVRNLLAGTWQPEGHFLTLGHGVDRDAWGPTVPPEAVARADDMRTRMLAGHNPFVGPIYDNHGRLRVPAGTALSDLEIYHSDWAVAGVSGLE